In Nicotiana tabacum cultivar K326 chromosome 2, ASM71507v2, whole genome shotgun sequence, the following proteins share a genomic window:
- the LOC142166853 gene encoding uncharacterized protein LOC142166853, with protein sequence MKLATYYQNEFSSSKLEDLSFKLDNYIDYVREMDNEFSNLKGLGDLSKLLVKANIHKTWGLIYLLVKLSLILPMATATVEMAFSSMKFIKNDLRRRIGDEFLNDYLVCYIED encoded by the coding sequence ATGAAACTTGCTACATATTATCAAAATGAGTTCTCTTCTTCCAAGCTTGAAGATCTTAGTTTTAAGCTTGACAACTATATTGACTATGTGCGAGAAATGGACAATGAATTCTCTAACTTGAAAGGGCTTGGCGATCTCTCGAAGCTATTGGTTAAAGCAAATATTCACAAGACATGGGGACTTATTTATTTGCTTGTGAAGCTAAGTTTGATATTACCTATGGCTACTGCAACGGTCGAAATGGCTTTTTCTTCAATGAAGTTTATTAAAAATGACTTGCGAAGAAGAATTGGTGATGAATTTTTGAATGATTATTTAGTTTGTTATATAGAGGATTAA